Part of the Sulfurimonas denitrificans DSM 1251 genome is shown below.
TTTATTATCGATTATGGCAACATAATCAAGTGTATCATAGATTGAGCGTAAATCGTGCGACACCATTACAATACTAAGCCCTAACAAATCCCTTAATTTAACTATCAAAGAGTCAAACTCTCTAGCTGATATTGGATCAAGTCCACTTGTTGGTTCATCTAAAAAAAGAAGTTTGGGGTCCATGGCAAGCGCACGTGCAAGACCTGCTTTTTTTTTCATACCACCACTTATTTGTGATGGGAAAAGGTACGCATCCTCAGCTTTTAATCCGACTATATTTATCTTAAAAGAGACAATTTCATCAATCATAGCTTCTGAGAGATCGCTATACTCTACAAGTGGAAGGGCTATGTTATCACGCAGATTTAGAGATGAAAAAAGTGCTCCATATTGGAACAAAACACCCCAACTGCGTCTAAGCTCCATTGCATCTTTGTACCTGATTTTTTTTAAATTATGTCCAAGAACTTCAATCTCTCCTCCATGAAACTCTTGAAGCATTACCATCTCTCTAAGTATAGTTGTTTTACCGCATCCACTTGGACCCAATATGCCATATATACTTCCCTCTGGCACACTAAGATTTACACTCTCATGAACTACTTTTTCGCCAAATGCAGTTCTTACATTTCGTAGTTTAATTATGCTATTCATTATATCCCCAAGTTTGTAAAAGCTATTGAGAAAATAGCATCACATATAATTACCGCGAAGATTGACTCAACTACACTCTTTGTTGTGTTTAACCCTATGCTTTGCGTATCATCTTTAACAAGCAAACCTTGATAGATTGCAATAGTTGCAATTAAAAATGCAAAGAAAGGTCCTTTGCTTATACCTACTATAAAATGCTTTATATTTATAACCTCATTAAATCTATCCAAAAACATATCAACGGTTATATTTAAATCAAG
Proteins encoded:
- a CDS encoding ABC transporter ATP-binding protein; this encodes MNSIIKLRNVRTAFGEKVVHESVNLSVPEGSIYGILGPSGCGKTTILREMVMLQEFHGGEIEVLGHNLKKIRYKDAMELRRSWGVLFQYGALFSSLNLRDNIALPLVEYSDLSEAMIDEIVSFKINIVGLKAEDAYLFPSQISGGMKKKAGLARALAMDPKLLFLDEPTSGLDPISAREFDSLIVKLRDLLGLSIVMVSHDLRSIYDTLDYVAIIDNKKVVYEGNLDNIFSVKNDFIETFFNGIKR